From one Peredibacter starrii genomic stretch:
- the lexA gene encoding transcriptional repressor LexA has product MALTKKQKDVLDFITGYVRENGYSPTQKEIQEHFGFKSLGSVQDYIKYLTTGGYLNNDAHSVRGLMPSTVQQNSEEIPLLGSIAAGTPIEAIENTDTISVPTTMLGRGKHYALKVKGESMIEEGILSGDIAIIKHQTQADNGQIVVAVVENETTLKRYFKKAKQIELHPANKTMKPIIVKDKECEIRGLLVGLIRTY; this is encoded by the coding sequence ATGGCACTGACTAAAAAACAAAAAGACGTTTTAGATTTCATCACTGGTTACGTGAGAGAAAATGGTTACTCACCTACTCAAAAAGAAATTCAAGAACACTTCGGTTTTAAATCCCTTGGTTCAGTTCAAGATTACATTAAATACTTAACGACTGGTGGATATCTTAATAACGATGCTCACTCAGTTCGTGGTCTTATGCCATCTACTGTTCAACAAAACTCTGAAGAGATTCCTCTTCTAGGTTCAATCGCTGCTGGTACTCCTATTGAGGCCATCGAGAATACTGATACGATCAGCGTTCCAACAACTATGCTTGGACGTGGTAAACACTATGCTCTTAAAGTTAAGGGTGAATCAATGATTGAAGAAGGCATCCTAAGTGGTGACATCGCCATCATTAAGCACCAAACTCAAGCGGACAACGGTCAGATTGTTGTAGCAGTGGTTGAGAACGAAACAACTCTTAAGCGCTACTTCAAGAAAGCAAAACAAATTGAACTACATCCGGCCAATAAAACAATGAAACCTATCATTGTGAAAGACAAAGAATGTGAAATTCGAGGTCTTCTGGTTGGATTGATCAGAACCTACTAA